A part of Legionella sainthelensi genomic DNA contains:
- a CDS encoding MltA domain-containing protein, whose amino-acid sequence MFQSILILVLMTLSVITQAALPNDSIQRCLDIRRLADFTTRQKMAAKEPGVLRFKFHKISASELPLDNPVGNMDEVIKALNNQIENCNKKHAEFQTVTIAGQKFKRQEWCLNTNKKMLALAKEAHGNFQKYLASIKSEFDWYKSDGWPENHAGFKKGEFQFTAYYAPAPLEARTKYDGTFLYPIYSNPGVVQATSESKKFHLHTPLCGVDPLTKVARGFCLKNANNTYSLVPDREEINHGALNSKYIIGYVKDPNDPAFLMLQGSGSLLLDGKLFRLNYDGANGRPRTMLGRIVQCAQDPTCGGNLNTIERCAKDPKCHDEAKLRCNVSKRIKQSGGSEKLIRQYLNTLPPEKADDLRNRDQSYVFFAKEDGGPYGSDNIPLTPHASCATDHRVIPIGMSFIYQSKKSTSWCVAQDAGGAIVGAHVDVYKGEGNQAGIEANGLNHAGSLFVALPKHQ is encoded by the coding sequence ATGTTTCAATCCATTTTAATACTTGTATTAATGACTTTGAGCGTCATCACCCAAGCAGCCCTTCCCAATGATTCAATCCAACGTTGTTTGGATATTAGAAGGCTTGCAGATTTTACTACAAGACAAAAAATGGCTGCCAAAGAGCCTGGGGTATTACGTTTTAAATTTCATAAAATTTCAGCATCAGAATTACCGTTAGATAATCCTGTGGGAAACATGGATGAAGTAATTAAGGCATTAAATAATCAGATTGAAAACTGTAATAAAAAACACGCTGAATTTCAAACAGTTACGATTGCTGGTCAAAAATTCAAGCGCCAAGAATGGTGCCTTAATACCAACAAAAAAATGCTTGCTCTTGCAAAAGAAGCCCATGGTAATTTTCAAAAATATCTGGCATCTATTAAAAGCGAGTTTGACTGGTATAAAAGTGATGGCTGGCCTGAAAATCATGCAGGATTTAAAAAAGGCGAGTTCCAATTTACTGCTTATTACGCGCCAGCCCCTCTTGAAGCTCGTACCAAATATGATGGAACATTTTTATACCCCATTTATAGTAACCCAGGAGTTGTCCAAGCAACATCGGAAAGCAAAAAATTTCATTTGCACACACCTCTTTGTGGCGTGGATCCACTGACTAAAGTGGCACGTGGATTTTGCTTGAAAAATGCCAATAACACCTACTCTTTAGTGCCGGATCGAGAGGAAATTAATCATGGAGCTTTAAATTCAAAATATATTATTGGTTATGTTAAAGATCCCAATGATCCAGCTTTTTTAATGCTTCAAGGCTCTGGTTCATTGCTTCTAGATGGCAAATTATTTCGTTTAAATTACGATGGTGCTAATGGCAGGCCCCGGACTATGCTTGGCCGCATAGTTCAATGCGCCCAAGACCCGACTTGTGGCGGCAATCTGAATACAATTGAACGTTGTGCTAAAGATCCAAAATGTCATGATGAAGCTAAATTACGCTGTAACGTGTCTAAAAGAATTAAACAAAGTGGGGGATCAGAAAAACTAATTCGTCAATACTTAAATACGCTACCCCCGGAAAAAGCTGATGATTTAAGAAATCGTGATCAAAGTTATGTTTTTTTTGCTAAAGAAGATGGAGGGCCGTATGGTTCAGATAATATTCCTCTAACACCTCATGCCTCATGTGCAACCGATCACAGGGTCATTCCTATTGGAATGAGTTTTATTTATCAATCCAAAAAATCTACTTCCTGGTGTGTGGCTCAAGACGCTGGTGGAGCTATTGTAGGGGCTCATGTTGACGTTTATAAAGGTGAGGGAAATCAAGCAGGTATAGAAGCCAATGGGTTAAATCACGCAGGCTCATTATTTGTGGCTCTACCCAAACATCAATAG
- the chrA gene encoding chromate efflux transporter — protein MQNTKNNKVTTATIFIIFWKLGCISFGGPIAHIGYFRHEFVNRLKWLSDYAYADLVALCQFLPGPASSQVGIALGLSKGGIRGAIAAWLGFTLPSALLMVSFGLLFIKLGIHDNAPWLHGLKVVAVAVVAQAIWGMSVSLCPDKTRVSLAVFACIGSSIIPYAVGQILMIIIGGIFGLLFLHTKQALPTSELVINIRRGTGIFLLFFFFILLIFLPILASYTANYPLQLFDAFYRSGSLVFGGGHVVLPLLQAKVVPNGWVDNSLFLAGYGAAQALPGPLFTFAAFLGAVSTQVPHGWLGALIALVAIFLPSFLLIVGTLPLWKNLRQHPSMQRAILGINASVVGLLLTAFYQPVWSSAIFSLYDYLLAITAFLLLQFWRVPAWVVVLFCAIISQI, from the coding sequence ATGCAAAACACAAAAAACAATAAGGTAACTACAGCCACTATATTCATAATATTTTGGAAGCTGGGGTGTATTAGTTTTGGCGGCCCTATTGCACATATTGGTTATTTTCGCCATGAGTTCGTAAATCGTCTAAAATGGTTAAGTGATTATGCTTATGCTGATTTAGTCGCATTATGCCAATTTTTACCAGGGCCTGCGAGTAGTCAGGTGGGTATCGCTCTGGGTTTGTCAAAGGGTGGTATTCGGGGTGCCATCGCTGCATGGCTTGGGTTTACCCTGCCCTCTGCCTTACTGATGGTATCGTTTGGTCTCCTTTTTATCAAACTGGGAATCCATGATAATGCTCCTTGGTTGCATGGCTTAAAAGTAGTCGCTGTTGCAGTTGTTGCCCAAGCAATTTGGGGAATGAGTGTCTCGTTATGTCCCGATAAGACAAGAGTAAGTCTTGCCGTATTTGCTTGTATTGGTTCAAGCATCATCCCTTATGCTGTGGGACAAATACTCATGATCATTATTGGTGGTATTTTTGGTTTACTTTTTCTGCATACCAAACAAGCACTCCCAACAAGTGAGCTGGTGATTAACATCCGTAGAGGCACAGGCATTTTCTTATTATTTTTTTTCTTTATCTTACTGATTTTTTTACCCATTTTAGCTTCTTATACTGCAAATTATCCTTTGCAATTATTTGATGCATTTTATCGCTCAGGCTCTCTAGTTTTTGGAGGAGGACATGTTGTTTTGCCTCTATTACAAGCAAAGGTTGTTCCCAATGGATGGGTGGATAATTCTCTTTTCCTAGCTGGCTATGGTGCGGCACAAGCATTGCCTGGCCCACTTTTTACTTTTGCAGCATTTTTAGGTGCAGTATCAACGCAAGTCCCCCATGGATGGCTTGGAGCGCTCATTGCATTAGTTGCTATTTTTTTGCCCTCTTTTTTACTAATAGTTGGTACATTACCCTTGTGGAAAAATCTACGACAACATCCATCGATGCAAAGAGCAATCCTTGGAATCAATGCTTCAGTTGTTGGACTGTTGTTAACAGCGTTTTATCAACCGGTTTGGTCAAGCGCTATTTTCTCATTATATGACTATTTATTAGCAATTACGGCTTTTCTTTTGCTGCAATTTTGGCGAGTTCCAGCTTGGGTTGTCGTACTTTTTTGTGCGATTATCTCCCAAATTTGA
- a CDS encoding phosphotransferase has product MTIKKTAFNPEMLEKITHLLNTKFAAEIEVCSSQFLSEPERRNSVVRLVLSSKVETVPASIILKQSLREETDVDDKEAYARFARDWAGLEFASRIEQTSHNVPKFYGGDKEERFILIEDLGMPHISLVDSLTSANREIATASLTRFVKALGSFHAASFGNTELYERILISINQDAQSIDSERDFMLTDLLPKLDAVNKKISFILTDECIDEAKSVIEYVIKPGPFTVLTHGDICPDNVFDHTETKDLQLIDFEWCVVRNALLDGTYLRMSMPTCWCAKAIPLDIIEHLELIYRDELQQNIPAAADNAEYEKAYTYACGFWILQQTIPFIESIWEKDRNGPSGPVPENSLWKVEDNWVRPRVFSRLQAFIDKTTSHQQLPHLREMAIALLSELKQRWPETPFLEYYPAFCYVEMSSLPKRG; this is encoded by the coding sequence ATGACAATAAAAAAGACAGCTTTTAATCCTGAGATGCTTGAGAAGATTACCCATCTGTTAAACACAAAATTTGCTGCAGAAATTGAGGTATGCTCCTCTCAGTTTTTAAGTGAGCCAGAGCGTAGAAACAGTGTCGTAAGACTGGTTTTATCAAGCAAAGTGGAAACAGTACCTGCTAGTATTATTTTGAAGCAATCTTTACGAGAGGAAACTGATGTTGATGATAAAGAGGCGTATGCGCGATTTGCTCGGGATTGGGCTGGCCTTGAGTTTGCAAGTCGAATTGAACAAACGAGTCATAATGTACCAAAATTTTATGGGGGCGATAAAGAGGAGCGATTTATTCTAATTGAAGACTTGGGGATGCCACATATTAGTTTAGTTGATTCGCTGACCTCAGCAAATCGGGAGATAGCTACGGCGTCATTGACTCGTTTCGTGAAAGCTCTGGGCAGTTTTCATGCAGCAAGTTTTGGAAATACTGAGCTTTATGAGCGTATCTTAATATCCATTAATCAAGATGCTCAATCAATTGATAGCGAACGTGATTTCATGCTTACTGATTTGTTACCAAAATTGGATGCTGTAAATAAAAAAATAAGTTTCATTTTGACCGATGAATGCATTGATGAAGCGAAGTCTGTCATTGAGTACGTGATAAAACCAGGACCCTTTACCGTTCTGACACATGGTGACATTTGCCCTGATAATGTGTTTGACCACACAGAAACCAAAGATCTACAGCTTATTGATTTTGAATGGTGTGTTGTACGCAATGCATTGCTAGATGGAACCTATTTACGTATGAGTATGCCTACTTGCTGGTGTGCAAAAGCAATTCCTCTTGATATTATCGAGCATTTAGAGCTCATTTATAGAGATGAGCTCCAACAAAATATTCCGGCAGCCGCAGATAATGCGGAATATGAGAAAGCCTATACCTATGCATGTGGTTTTTGGATTTTGCAACAAACAATACCATTCATTGAGTCAATTTGGGAAAAAGACAGAAATGGACCTTCTGGGCCTGTACCTGAGAATTCTTTATGGAAGGTAGAAGATAATTGGGTAAGACCAAGAGTTTTTTCAAGGTTACAAGCATTTATTGATAAAACAACATCCCATCAGCAATTACCTCATTTACGCGAGATGGCGATAGCCCTATTAAGTGAGTTAAAACAACGTTGGCCCGAAACTCCATTTCTCGAATATTATCCCGCATTTTGCTACGTTGAGATGAGTTCTCTGCCAAAAAGGGGTTAG
- a CDS encoding TauD/TfdA dioxygenase family protein, giving the protein MNYKVTDLKPFGVLLEPLSEKKYVGDLHIENLRHLFWKNQLVVLRGFDTFQNAEDFSNYCERWGEVSIWPFGKVLELIEQEIPEDHIFDHSYMPLHWDGMYRPQVPEYQIFHCVKAPLPGQGGRTTFSNTILALKHTSSEEKELWQKVTGTYQREMKFYNSKTISPIITDHPQKGFSVIRYNEPPSQNKGHFVNPPKLEFTGISHEELDVFHASLAKALYSPGNFYAHEWQTGDIVIADNFSLLHGREEFTSKSPRHIQRVHVLSNPPFDNPGLESYT; this is encoded by the coding sequence ATGAATTACAAAGTTACTGATCTAAAACCATTTGGTGTGCTCTTAGAGCCTCTGAGCGAAAAAAAGTATGTTGGAGATCTTCATATAGAAAATTTACGTCATTTATTTTGGAAGAATCAACTCGTTGTATTGAGAGGGTTTGATACATTTCAGAATGCGGAAGATTTTTCTAATTATTGCGAACGCTGGGGAGAAGTGAGTATCTGGCCATTTGGAAAGGTCCTTGAATTAATTGAGCAAGAGATCCCAGAAGATCACATTTTTGATCATAGTTACATGCCACTACACTGGGATGGTATGTATCGTCCCCAGGTACCTGAGTATCAGATTTTTCATTGTGTCAAAGCACCTTTACCGGGACAAGGAGGAAGGACAACTTTTTCAAACACCATTTTAGCTTTAAAACATACATCTTCTGAAGAAAAAGAGCTTTGGCAAAAGGTAACTGGTACCTATCAAAGAGAAATGAAATTTTATAATAGCAAAACAATATCACCAATCATTACGGACCACCCTCAAAAAGGTTTTTCAGTTATTCGCTACAATGAGCCCCCTTCTCAAAATAAAGGCCATTTCGTCAATCCACCAAAACTTGAATTTACAGGCATTAGTCATGAAGAATTAGATGTCTTTCATGCAAGCTTGGCAAAGGCTCTTTATTCTCCTGGTAATTTCTATGCCCATGAATGGCAAACTGGAGATATAGTTATTGCAGATAATTTCTCACTTTTACATGGACGAGAAGAATTCACCTCTAAGTCTCCTCGCCATATTCAACGGGTTCATGTTTTGAGTAACCCTCCTTTTGATAACCCAGGTTTGGAATCTTACACATGA
- a CDS encoding LysR family transcriptional regulator — protein MALLLDDIKYFIIVSETLNITRASEIIGISQPALSYAVKRLESKLGGQLLIRLKTGIQLTKLGEEFKRRSYRLLYEWEQAQNLANSESGLIQANYTIAIHPSVALHTLEYFMPQLQGNFPKLNFNFIHGLSREMNEKIISWEADFGIVVNPIKHPDLVINKLREDEVTVFYAQNAQDKLIYDQNLAQSQYILKKLGKKIIFNGVLNSANLEVVAKLTSLGLGYGFLPSRVASQYTHLKKLKDAPVFHDEICLVYRPEKHKNPVSKKIIQLIKSSLSIG, from the coding sequence ATGGCTTTATTATTAGATGACATAAAATATTTTATAATTGTAAGTGAAACCCTTAACATCACGCGGGCTTCTGAAATTATAGGAATATCTCAACCTGCGCTCAGTTATGCTGTAAAAAGATTAGAGAGTAAACTGGGTGGACAGCTACTCATTCGTCTTAAAACGGGTATTCAATTAACGAAACTTGGAGAGGAGTTTAAGCGACGTTCCTATCGTTTGTTATATGAGTGGGAGCAGGCCCAAAATTTAGCTAATTCTGAATCAGGGCTTATACAGGCAAATTACACCATTGCTATTCATCCTTCAGTTGCTCTTCATACCCTCGAATACTTTATGCCACAACTCCAGGGTAACTTTCCAAAGCTTAATTTTAATTTTATTCATGGTCTTTCTAGAGAGATGAATGAAAAAATTATCAGTTGGGAGGCTGATTTTGGGATCGTTGTTAACCCTATAAAGCATCCTGATCTTGTTATTAACAAGTTACGTGAGGATGAAGTCACAGTTTTTTATGCTCAGAATGCTCAAGATAAACTCATTTATGATCAAAACCTCGCCCAATCACAATATATACTTAAAAAATTAGGTAAGAAAATAATTTTTAATGGTGTGCTTAACTCTGCAAACCTTGAGGTTGTTGCTAAATTAACATCACTAGGCCTTGGATACGGCTTTTTACCTTCAAGAGTCGCATCTCAATATACTCATCTAAAAAAATTAAAAGATGCTCCTGTATTTCACGATGAGATTTGTTTAGTCTACAGGCCTGAAAAACATAAAAATCCTGTGAGTAAAAAAATAATTCAACTTATCAAATCATCCTTAAGTATTGGATGA
- a CDS encoding GNAT family N-acetyltransferase, with product MHHTPVAIKPQLIPASLNDYPIIRNMARFYVYDLSRNCGHSSVDWAIPVDGLYEAFACKNYFEDADRKAFLIKIGDELAGFVLLNQVATSSDVHWSVGEFFILARFQRQGIGRLVAHDLWNTYPGRWEVSIFPENKDGLSFWRKTISVYTEGKYSEVVKKIDYDPYQPKRIILNFETKISESQDLKRNVSRITFVDQLSESLEKHMTDDLIAYERKHGIDVNYKRFSVVLANEVNEVCGVINAFTVFAEIYIDDIWVDTNHRGKGYGRQLIEALEVHFKGQGFNNINLCTSAFQAPEFYKKCGFQEEFTRINKKNPELSKTFFVKFFEEEPETQGRIN from the coding sequence ATGCATCACACTCCTGTGGCAATAAAACCACAATTAATTCCAGCTAGTTTAAATGATTATCCAATAATTCGAAATATGGCCCGATTTTATGTTTATGATTTATCACGAAATTGTGGGCATAGCTCAGTTGATTGGGCCATTCCTGTCGATGGACTTTATGAAGCGTTTGCTTGTAAAAATTATTTTGAAGATGCGGACAGAAAAGCATTTTTAATTAAAATTGGAGATGAATTGGCCGGTTTTGTGCTTTTGAATCAAGTTGCAACGTCTTCCGATGTTCATTGGAGTGTCGGCGAATTTTTTATTCTTGCACGATTTCAGAGGCAGGGTATAGGCCGATTAGTGGCTCATGACCTTTGGAACACCTATCCTGGGCGTTGGGAGGTTTCTATTTTTCCTGAAAATAAGGATGGATTATCCTTTTGGCGTAAAACAATATCTGTATATACTGAGGGAAAATATAGCGAGGTGGTAAAAAAAATCGATTATGATCCATATCAGCCAAAGCGAATTATTTTAAATTTTGAAACAAAAATTTCTGAATCTCAAGATCTAAAGCGTAATGTGTCGCGAATTACTTTTGTCGATCAACTCAGTGAGTCGCTCGAAAAACACATGACTGACGATCTAATTGCTTATGAAAGAAAGCATGGAATTGATGTCAATTATAAACGCTTTTCAGTAGTGCTTGCTAATGAAGTAAATGAAGTATGCGGTGTTATCAATGCATTTACTGTTTTTGCTGAAATTTATATTGATGATATTTGGGTCGATACAAATCATCGCGGTAAAGGATATGGACGGCAATTGATAGAAGCTCTTGAAGTCCATTTCAAAGGCCAAGGTTTTAACAACATTAATTTATGTACCAGTGCTTTTCAAGCTCCAGAATTTTATAAAAAGTGTGGTTTTCAGGAGGAATTTACTCGAATTAATAAAAAGAACCCCGAGCTTTCTAAAACATTTTTTGTTAAGTTTTTTGAGGAAGAGCCGGAAACACAAGGGCGTATTAATTAA
- a CDS encoding L-tyrosine/L-tryptophan isonitrile synthase family protein yields MKNKTLYLSTIQKQSIKNFELRKSLDRNSVIEMAKKILAEFMVFRRAPKSINTCSDINCQKCSSPHLPNIISAVKKNEPVTFVLPAFPGKSPNPEKVLSHFPDHAEKLALNFLGTLCQKIKKFYQPGIKIILCSDGRVFSDVVGMKESNVTDYQVELDKLIQEMTLADLSTFNLDNFYRGLNFIQMREELMKGYGQSLDFLKYKIRNGAKSTASLDEQESNRMYCGITRFLFEDSKYQGQTKSRTTIQKESRSKAYEVIRRSNAWSQLIAEHFPKAVRLSIHPQTCGAKKLGIRLIGNESWMTPWHGVVIESRKGYILLKRSEAEALGAQLIYATDGRPSHYKLIAD; encoded by the coding sequence ATGAAAAATAAAACATTATATTTAAGTACAATTCAGAAGCAGTCGATTAAAAATTTTGAGCTTAGAAAATCATTAGATCGCAATTCAGTTATTGAAATGGCTAAAAAAATATTGGCTGAGTTCATGGTTTTTCGTCGTGCTCCAAAGTCAATAAATACTTGTAGCGATATAAATTGCCAAAAATGTTCTTCACCACATTTACCAAATATAATTTCAGCAGTAAAAAAAAATGAACCCGTGACTTTTGTATTGCCGGCTTTCCCAGGAAAGTCTCCAAACCCTGAAAAAGTACTGAGTCATTTCCCTGATCATGCAGAAAAACTTGCACTAAATTTTCTTGGAACTCTTTGCCAAAAAATTAAAAAATTTTATCAGCCTGGAATTAAAATCATTCTGTGTTCTGATGGAAGAGTATTTAGTGATGTAGTTGGAATGAAAGAAAGTAATGTAACCGATTACCAAGTTGAATTAGATAAACTGATACAGGAAATGACCCTGGCAGACCTATCAACATTTAATCTTGATAACTTTTATAGGGGACTTAACTTTATTCAAATGCGTGAGGAACTCATGAAAGGTTATGGCCAATCACTAGATTTTCTTAAATATAAAATCCGCAATGGCGCAAAATCTACTGCAAGCCTAGATGAACAAGAGTCAAATCGTATGTATTGTGGCATCACTCGCTTTTTATTTGAAGACTCAAAATATCAAGGTCAAACTAAAAGCCGTACTACTATCCAAAAAGAATCTCGTTCTAAAGCATACGAGGTTATAAGAAGAAGTAATGCCTGGAGTCAGTTAATTGCAGAGCATTTTCCTAAAGCCGTTCGACTGTCTATTCATCCGCAAACTTGTGGTGCAAAAAAATTAGGAATTCGTTTAATTGGAAATGAAAGCTGGATGACTCCTTGGCACGGCGTTGTCATTGAAAGCAGGAAAGGCTATATATTGCTAAAACGCTCTGAGGCTGAGGCCTTAGGTGCTCAATTAATTTATGCCACGGATGGACGTCCAAGCCATTATAAATTAATTGCAGATTAA
- a CDS encoding tubulin--tyrosine ligase, with protein sequence MMRKFHLVEDKSPTHANLIRFLKAEGWKPSKFSALASVNEEWLEFSPVISETLEYKHLLASFLQENDLGYLMPETFFIDDQIWPLVLADIGSSQSANLPWILKPSMLNNGQHIHIFHDLNDVETHFISHHRMGGPQVLQRYIDKPQLIQGPTFGHKFSIRELLVVSTHVGSALFPSGYLNIALKPYQEDNFNLLEAHLTNEHLSDERLNVVQRLSDDMAIFQPYKQGIISMCQLVVKSLKKQFATVWQDSQPRIACFGFDFMVEAEGNKLWLLEVNHGPCFPIDDSHPLFNVLYRPFWKQLIKRFIDREPSNFIALD encoded by the coding sequence ATGATGAGAAAATTTCATTTAGTAGAAGACAAATCGCCAACACATGCTAATTTGATACGCTTTTTGAAAGCAGAGGGATGGAAACCAAGCAAGTTTTCGGCTTTGGCGTCAGTGAATGAAGAGTGGCTTGAGTTTTCCCCAGTGATTAGTGAAACATTGGAGTATAAGCATCTGCTGGCATCCTTCCTCCAAGAAAATGATCTCGGATATTTGATGCCTGAGACTTTTTTTATCGATGATCAAATCTGGCCTTTAGTATTGGCTGACATTGGCAGCTCACAATCTGCTAACTTACCTTGGATTTTGAAACCCTCCATGTTGAATAATGGACAACATATTCATATATTTCATGACCTAAATGATGTTGAAACACATTTTATTTCCCACCATCGAATGGGGGGGCCGCAAGTGTTACAGCGTTATATAGATAAGCCGCAACTTATTCAGGGCCCTACATTTGGACATAAGTTTTCTATTCGAGAATTGCTCGTGGTATCTACCCATGTAGGCTCAGCTCTTTTTCCTAGTGGTTATCTAAATATTGCCTTAAAACCTTATCAAGAAGATAATTTTAATCTATTAGAAGCCCATCTCACCAATGAACATCTTAGTGATGAGCGGCTTAATGTTGTCCAACGTTTAAGTGATGATATGGCCATTTTTCAACCCTATAAGCAGGGCATTATTTCTATGTGCCAACTTGTAGTGAAGAGCTTAAAAAAGCAATTTGCCACTGTCTGGCAAGATAGCCAGCCTCGAATTGCTTGTTTTGGTTTTGATTTTATGGTTGAAGCAGAGGGTAATAAGCTTTGGCTATTGGAAGTGAATCATGGACCATGTTTTCCTATTGATGATTCACATCCTTTATTTAATGTCTTATATCGTCCGTTTTGGAAGCAATTAATCAAACGGTTTATTGACAGAGAGCCATCCAATTTTATTGCATTGGATTAG
- a CDS encoding FAD-binding protein encodes MSTLTTDIVIVGAGPVGLMCAYLGQLCGMQTVIVDKSDGPLEVGRADALNARTLQLLELVDLFDELYPLGKTCNTSAVWAHGKFISRQSSWWDELQGCLHKHFLMLGQSYVEKLLDRKLKQIGASVKRSAAAENITLNKEGCLTTLSNKESIKSRFVIGADGSRSFVRNHFKIPFEIIRPQIIWAVIDGIIDTDFLKVPEIIVFQAETSDVAWIPREGEIDRFYIRMDTKEFTLQEAIDKINHAIQPHTLRFKEIVWFSHFSVKESLAEKFCVQDRIFLAGDACHIHSVNGGQGLNTGLADAFNLIWKLNMVINYGASPKLLQSYENERKPVAQSVIETSGELVRSTKYSQNGTHAQDYVKIVQKRAGNITGMGVCYGHGELNGSRLFDFEIFKGIIKTRLYSLLDYTQFTLLIFNDYAVDLNVPEFIKVIQIYSYEQQANYWTQHTQYRNHAILVRPDSYIESSTSFDKVESLCDWSFGKTRIMLMKNLNKEVVGE; translated from the coding sequence ATGAGTACACTAACAACAGATATTGTAATAGTTGGCGCAGGCCCAGTAGGGCTTATGTGTGCGTACTTAGGACAACTTTGTGGTATGCAAACTGTTATTGTCGATAAATCTGATGGCCCCTTAGAAGTTGGGAGAGCCGATGCCCTTAATGCACGTACATTACAACTTCTTGAACTCGTTGATTTATTTGATGAACTCTATCCTTTGGGAAAGACATGCAACACCAGTGCCGTATGGGCACATGGGAAATTCATTTCACGCCAATCTTCGTGGTGGGACGAACTCCAAGGATGCCTCCATAAACATTTCCTGATGCTTGGCCAGTCCTATGTAGAAAAGCTGTTGGATAGGAAGCTTAAACAAATTGGCGCATCTGTAAAACGTTCCGCTGCAGCTGAAAACATTACACTCAATAAAGAAGGATGCCTCACCACACTTTCAAATAAAGAAAGCATTAAATCACGATTTGTCATTGGTGCCGACGGATCTCGATCTTTCGTTAGAAATCACTTTAAAATACCTTTTGAGATCATAAGACCACAGATTATATGGGCTGTAATTGATGGCATTATAGATACAGATTTTTTAAAAGTTCCTGAAATCATCGTTTTTCAAGCAGAAACATCGGATGTAGCATGGATTCCAAGAGAAGGTGAAATTGATAGATTTTACATACGAATGGATACTAAGGAGTTTACCCTACAAGAAGCAATTGACAAAATTAATCATGCTATACAGCCTCATACCTTACGCTTTAAAGAAATTGTATGGTTTTCACATTTTTCAGTCAAAGAATCTTTAGCCGAGAAATTCTGCGTACAAGATCGCATTTTTCTTGCGGGCGATGCATGCCATATTCATTCCGTAAACGGAGGTCAAGGTCTTAATACAGGTCTTGCTGATGCATTCAATCTCATATGGAAGTTAAATATGGTAATCAATTATGGTGCCTCTCCAAAACTTTTGCAAAGCTATGAAAACGAGCGTAAACCGGTTGCGCAAAGTGTGATTGAAACATCAGGAGAACTGGTTCGTTCTACTAAGTATTCACAGAATGGAACCCATGCCCAGGATTATGTAAAGATTGTACAAAAACGCGCGGGGAATATTACAGGAATGGGAGTTTGTTATGGTCATGGCGAGCTCAATGGCTCTCGACTTTTTGACTTTGAAATTTTTAAGGGGATCATAAAAACCCGCCTTTACTCTCTTTTAGATTATACCCAATTTACCCTGTTAATTTTTAATGATTATGCCGTTGATCTCAACGTACCTGAATTCATAAAAGTTATTCAAATTTACTCATACGAACAGCAGGCAAACTATTGGACCCAGCACACTCAATATAGAAACCATGCAATTTTAGTCAGGCCGGATTCCTATATTGAATCGTCGACGTCGTTCGATAAAGTGGAATCGCTATGTGATTGGAGTTTTGGCAAGACTCGAATCATGTTGATGAAAAATTTAAATAAGGAGGTAGTAGGTGAATAG